A window from Populus trichocarpa isolate Nisqually-1 chromosome 3, P.trichocarpa_v4.1, whole genome shotgun sequence encodes these proteins:
- the LOC7478378 gene encoding uncharacterized protein LOC7478378 produces MAADYAFREGDVEIDEGLGFPRAYAKLCRDRGVVGTYSHGPPFAFIPYAMQQHEISRASELEQMFPIIEQKAKQTAKPKIFISLLWKQLNHLGNAGFDPAVIRVDPYGNVLYFHADKASPLAWEIDHWFPCPRGGLTVPSNLRILQWQVCKRKHNKLEFLVPWWDLQLGISVNQFLSIFASSNSDFRHRAFSFLFSEGESEELNASQSVESHSFPQHFIESREKLGLAPAAVVVSRRESYDSSLALKSLDYNRQMRSHSPAIASRKVKPSFLKENEDPDFVTNPYQAIVLARDSLKQKEEAHKMQAEILGLDDEVNEIKRKTDEEKLTIQDLELTLIKRRRRAEKCRRLAEAQSSYRTMLEKMIRDAMHQSVVYKEQVRLNQAASNALMARLQAQKAICDASEKELHKKYKQRDELEKQIRPEWEQGRKRSRMDDILPEDGDHKATFYLPGIRPRTPLHKELRVFLEEEQKASEAGLSANEESKHGEIEEELKQPEMTIMKEEHNKSITPFENEIPIEYKLRALEIGEGKRDKIQFPVIQDQEIEEDEESRKQRGKGNVERWLQLLLENSGEEIEPQNSNGSGANTSDDIITKLNQKFPQKEAKSSTQVQGEKPQLILQGNDKGTRVQEIVEIEPNKTPKEKGNGSVGGGEAIGSSNSFEGKERIESKKERVLTRSESARTLRRIPSSPSLILGMRKGVECMRKKPMVTGDDDYDGDRAAGNSFIKSSIKTIKKAVKF; encoded by the exons ATGGCTGCCGATTATGCATTCAGGGAGGGAGATGTGGAGATTGATGAGGGGCTTGGGTTCCCAAGAGCCTATGCAAAGCTTTGTAGAGATCGTGGTGTTGTTGGGACTTATAGCCATGGCCCTCCTTTCGCTTTCATTCCATATGCAATGCAGCAACATGAG ATCTCGAGAGCAAGCGAATTAGAACAGATGTTTCCAATTATTGaacaaaaagcaaaacaaactgcCAAGCCCAAGATTTTTATCAGCCTCTTGTGGAAGCAGCTCAATCATCTAGG GAATGCTGGATTTGATCCTGCAGTAATCCGAGTGGACCCATATGGCAATGTTCTATATTTTCATGCTGATAAAGCCTCACCTCTTGCTTGGGAAATTGATCACTGGTTCCCTTGCCCAA GGGGGGGATTGACAGTTCCAAGCAATTTGAGGATACTACAATGGCAAGTGTGCAAGAGAAAGCATAACAAGTTAGAGTTTCTTGTTCCGTGGTGGGATCTTCAGCTGGGAATCTCTGTGAACCAGTTCTTATCCATCTTTGCGTCTTCCAACTCAGATTTCAG GCACAGGGCGTTTTCGTTTTTGTTCTCAGAAGGAGAAAGTGAGGAACTAAATGCTTCCCAGAGTGTAGAGTCACATTCTTTTCCACAACATTTCATTGAATCGAGAGAGAAACTAGGCCTTGCTCCAGCTGCTGTTGTTGTATCTCGAAGAGAATCATATGATTCTTCTTTGGCTTTGAAATCATTGGATTACAACAGGCAGATGAGGTCGCATTCTCCTGCAATTG CTTCAAGAAAAGTGAAGCCAAGTTTTCTGAAAGAAAATGAGGACCCCGACTTTGTCACAAATCCATATCAAGCAATTGTCTTGGCCAGAGATTCTCTTAAGCAAAAAGAAGAAGCTCACAAGATGCAGGCTGAAATACTGGGTTTGGACGACGAAGTTAatgaaataaagagaaagactGATGAGGAAAAGCTTACTATTCAGGACTTGGAATTGACACTGATAAAGCGTAGGAGGAGGGCAGAGAAGTGCAGGCGGCTAGCAGAGGCACAATCTTCATACAGAACTATGCTAGAGAAGATGATTCGTGATGCTATGCACCA GAGTGTTGTTTACAAGGAACAAGTGAGACTGAATCAGGCTGCATCCAATGCACTCATGGCAAGGCTTCAAGCGCAGAAGGCAATATGCGATGCTTCAGAGAAAGAACTCCACAAGAAATACAAACAAAGGGACGAGCTTGAGAAACAAATTAGGCCTGAATGGGAACAAGGAAGGAAGAGATCAAGAATGGATGATATCTTACCTGAAGATGGAGACCATAAAGCTACATTTTATTTACCAGGAATCAGGCCAAGGACACCTTTACACAAGGAGCTCAGAGTGTTTCTAGAGGAGGAGCAGAAAGCATCTGAGGCTGGCTTGTCTGCTAACGAAGAATCAAAACATGGCGAAATTGAAGAGGAACTCAAACAACCTGAAATGACTATCATGAAGGAAGAGCATAATAAATCAATTACCCCATTCGAAAATGAAATTCCAATTGAATATAAGCTTCGGGCACTGGAAATAGGAGAGGGAAAGAGAGACAAAATTCAATTCCCAGTTATCCAAGACCAAGAAATAGAGGAGGATGAAGAGAGCAGAAAGCAACGTGGAAAGGGAAATGTAGAGAGGTGGCTGCAATTGTTGTTAGAGAATTCTGGAGAAGAGATTGAACCTCAAAACTCAAACGGCTCTGGAGCAAACACATCTGATGACATCATTACAAAGCTGAACCAAAAGTTCCCACAGAAAGAGGCCAAGAGCTCAACACAGGTCCAGGGGGAGAAGCCGCAACTAATTTTACAAGGAAATGATAAAGGAACGAGGGTACAAGAGATTGTTGAGATAGAACCAAACAAAACAccgaaagaaaaaggaaatggcAGTGTTGGTGGTGGTGAAGCAATTGGAAGTAGCAACAGTTTTGAAGGGAAGGAAAGAATAGAgagcaaaaaagaaagagtgctTACAAGGTCTGAGAGTGCCAGGACATTGCGGCGTATCCCATCCTCTCCATCTTTGATCTTGGGTATGAGAAAGGGGGTTGAATGCATGAGGAAAAAGCCCATGGTAACTGGAGATGATGACTATGACGGGGATCGTGCTGCAGGGAACAGCTTCATCAAGTCATCCATCAAGACTATCAAGAAAGCAGTAAAATTCTGA
- the LOC7478377 gene encoding pentatricopeptide repeat-containing protein At1g15510, chloroplastic → MALSAKTPRFPLHQHLQNLNSHFPGTHNSNKTFTLSFKPQKPHLFSSTLNRPQNSLNTTATTSITPQNPTNSRLLQLCLSGNLEQALKHLASMQEVKIPVEEDCFVALIRLCENKRGYSEGEYVWKAVLSSLVTLLSVRLGNALLSMFVRFGDVGNAWNVFGRMGERDLFSWNVLVGGYTKAGFFDEALCLYHRILWAGIRPDVYTFPSVLRSCAGAMDLVRGREVHAHVVRFDFDMDVDVVNALITMYVKCGDVVSARMLFDKMPTRDRISWNAMISGYFENDECLEGLELFFRMRELSIDPDLMTMTSVISACELLGDERLGTQLHSYVVRTAYDGNISVYNSLIQMYLSVGHWKEAESVFSGMECRDVVSWTTIISGCVDNLLPDKALETYKTMEITGTMPDEVTIASVLSACASLGQLDMGMKLHELAERTGHILYVVVANSLIDMYSKCKRIEKALEIFHQIPDKDVISWTSVINGLRINNRCFEALIFFRKMILKSKPNSVTLISALSACARVGALMCGKEIHAHALKAGMGFDGFLPNAILDLYVRCGRMRTALNQFNLNEKDVGAWNILLTGYAQKGKGAMVMELFKRMVESEINPDDVTFISLLCACSRSGMVTEGLEYFQRMKVNYHITPNLKHYACVVDLLGRAGKLNEAHEFIERMPIKPDPAIWGALLNACRIHRHVLLGELAAQHIFKQDAESIGYYILLCNLYADSGKWDEVAKVRRTMKEEGLIVDPGCSWVEVKGKVHAFLSGDNFHPQMQEINVVLEGFYEKMKTSGFNGQECSSMDGIQTSKADIFCGHSERQAIAYSLINSAPGMPIWVTKNLYMCQSCHSTVKFISKIVRREISVRDTEQFHHFKDGLCSCGDEGYR, encoded by the coding sequence ATGGCTCTCTCTGCTAAAACCCCACGATTTCCTCTCCACCAACACCTTCAAAACCTTAACTCACACTTCCCCGGAACCCACAACTCCAACAAAACTTTTACCCTCTCTTTCAAACCCCAAAAGCCACACCTTTTCTCTTCTACACTAAACCGCCCTCAAAACTCACTCAACACCACAGCCACTACTTCAATTACCCCTCAAAACCCAACAAACTCACGCTTGCTTCAACTATGTCTTAGCGGGAACCTTGAACAAGCTCTGAAACACCTTGCTTCAATGCAAGAAGTTAAAATTCCCGTAGAAGAGGACTGCTTTGTTGCTTTGATAAGGTTATGTGAGAATAAGAGAGGATACAGTGAGGGTGAGTATGTGTGGAAAGCTGTGTTGAGTTCATTGGTGACCCTGTTGAGTGTTAGGCTTGGAAATGCGTTGTTGAGTATGTTTGTGAGGTTTGGTGATGTGGGTAATGCTTGGAATGTCTTTGGGAGGATGGGAGAGAGAGATTTGTTTTCATGGAATGTTTTGGTTGGTGGGTATACAAAAGCAGGGTTTTTTGATGAGGCTTTGTGTTTGTATCATAGGATCTTGTGGGCTGGAATTAGGCCTGATGTCTATACTTTCCCTTCTGTTTTGAGGAGTTGTGCTGGGGCAATGGATTTAGTGAGAGGGAGAGAGGTTCATGCTCATGTGGTTAGATTTGATTTTGACATGGATGTTGATGTTGTCAATGCTTTGATTACTATGTATGTAAAATGCGGGGATGTTGTTTCAGCGCGGATGTTGTTTGACAAAATGCCCACTAGGGATAGGATTTCTTGGAATGCAATGATTTCAGGGTATTTTGAGAACGATGAGTGTTTGGAAGGGTTGGAATTGTTTTTCAGGATGCGTGAGCTTTCAATTGATCCTGATTTGATGACCATGACGAGCGTGATATCTGCCTGTGAGCTTCTTGGCGATGAAAGATTAGGGACACAACTTCACAGTTATGTCGTGAGAACAGCCTATGATGGTAATATTTCAGTGTATAACTCTTTGATTCAAATGTACTTGAGTGTTGGGCATTGGAAAGAAGCAGAAAGCGTTTTTTCAGGAATGGAATGCAGAGATGTCGTGTCATGGACAACAATAATTTCTGGTTGTGTGGATAATTTGCTACCTGACAAGGCCTTGGAGACTTATAAAACCATGGAGATAACGGGCACCATGCCTGATGAGGTAACAATAGCCAGTGTTTTATCTGCTTGTGCTTCATTAGGGCAATTAGATATGGGCATGAAGCTTCATGAGCTTGCTGAGAGGACTGGGCACATATTGTATGTAGTTGTTGCGAACTCACTCATCGATATGTATTCAAAGTGCAAACGCATTGAAAAGGCTTTGGAAATCTTCCATCAAATTCCTGACAAGGATGTGATATCCTGGACTTCAGTAATTAATGGGCTTCGGATTAACAATCGGTGTTTTGAGGCTTTGATATTCTTTCGGAAAATGATATTGAAGTCAAAACCAAATTCTGTAACATTGATTTCTGCCCTCTCTGCATGTGCTAGAGTAGGAGCTTTGATGTGCGGAAAAGAGATTCATGCCCATGCATTAAAGGCTGGAATGGGTTTCGATGGATTTCTACCCAATGCAATTTTGGACTTGTATGTCAGATGTGGAAGGATGAGAACTGCATTAAACCAGTTTAACTTGAATGAAAAAGATGTCGGGGCTTGGAATATTTTGCTCACAGGATATGCTCAGAAAGGGAAAGGGGCTATGGTCATGGAGTTATTCAAAAGGATGGTGGAATCTGAAATAAATCCTGATGATGTTACATTCATTTCTCTACTATGTGCTTGCAGTAGATCTGGAATGGTAACTGAAGGTTTGGAGTACTTCCAGAGAATGAAAGTCAATTATCATATCACCCCGAATTTGAAACACTATGCCTGTGTGGTTGATTTACTTGGCCGTGCAGGGAAATTGAACGAAGCTCATGAATTTATAGAGAGAATGCCTATAAAGCCAGACCCAGCAATTTGGGGAGCCTTATTAAATGCCTGTAGGATCCACCGGCATGTTCTGCTAGGGGAGCTTGCTGCTCAGCACATTTTCAAGCAGGATGCTGAAAGTATTGGGTATTATATTCTCTTGTGTAATCTCTATGCTGACAGTGGTAAATGGGATGAAGTTGCAAAAGTTAGAAGGACAATGAAAGAGGAAGGGCTAATCGTTGATCCTGGGTGTAGTTGGGTGGAAGTAAAGGGAAAAGTTCACGCTTTCCTTAGTGGTGATAATTTCCACCCTCAAATGCAGGAAATAAATGTTGTTTTGGAGGGattttatgagaaaatgaaGACATCTGGTTTCAATGGTCAAGAATGCAGTTCAATGGATggaattcaaacttcaaaagcTGACATATTTTGTGGGCACAGTGAGAGACAGGCCATTGCTTACAGCCTAATCAACTCTGCTCCTGGGATGCCTATATGGGTAACAAAGAATCTATATATGTGCCAAAGCTGTCATAGTACTGTCAAATTCATCTCCAAGATAGTTCGCAGAGAGATTTCTGTTAGGGATACTGAGCAGTTTCATCATTTCAAGGATGGTTTGTGCTCTTGTGGCGATGAAGGTTACAGGTAA
- the LOC7478376 gene encoding root phototropism protein 3, with the protein MLDYSSTKMKKASFPEFVLFSGSKTSHLAAERWFDDACILDMDYFVKTLAGIKAKGVRPDLIGSIIAHYASKWLPDLSDGHHPSTDKGIANFAESPESVTTSWMKKRFFVETLVGILPPEKDSIPCNFLLRLLRIANMVGVEPTYRAELEKMISWQLDQASLKELMIPSFSHTCGTLLDVELIIRLVGRFVNLDEVAKSDAALIKVAKLVDSYLAEAAVDSNLNLAEFVALAGALPSHSRATDDGLYRAIDTYLKAHPGVSKHERKVLFRLIDSRKLSQEASLHAAQNERLPVRAVIQVLFSEHTKLNRQMDWSGSFSGTRSPYIGLEAPARCLSKREMSVQQTEVRKLREDVHRLQSQCYAMQAQMERSWEKKKGFFRWKKLGNVMPSMKSNNFSVVEKIEESNEGEGEVGCGIQTPVDLKTKLVRGKNKAPLMWRKSTS; encoded by the exons ATGCTTGACTACTCTTCCACCAAAATGAAGAAGGCCTCTTTCCCAGAATTTGTCCTTTTCTCAGGATCAAAGACATCCCATTTAGCCGCCGAACGCTGGTTCGACGATGCATGCATCCTTGATATGGACTATTTTGTTAAGACCCTAGCCGGAATTAAGGCTAAGGGTGTCCGTCCAGACCTTATTGGTTCAATCATAGCTCATTATGCATCAAAGTGGCTACCAGACCTCTCTGATGGTCACCATCCTAGTACAGACAAGGGAATTGCAAACTTTGCAGAATCCCCAGAGAGTGTCACAACTTCGTGGATGAAAAAGAGATTTTTCGTCGAAACCCTGGTAGGAATCCTGCCTCCGGAGAAGGATTCCATCCCATGTAACTTCCTCTTACGCCTTCTCCGGATTGCAAACATGGTCGGTGTGGAGCCTACATATAGAGCTGAGCTTGAAAAGATGATTTCATGGCAACTTGACCAAGCTTCACTGAAAGAGCTAATGATACCGTCGTTCAGTCACACTTGCGGGACATTGCTAGACGTCGAGCTAATAATTCGTCTAGTGGGGAGGTTTGTTAATTTAGATGAGGTTGCTAAAAGTGATGCTGCCTTAATTAAGGTAGCTAAGCTTGTTGATTCTTACTTAGCAGAAGCTGCTGTGGATTCTAATTTGAATTTAGCCGAGTTTGTTGCTCTTGCTGGTGCTCTCCCAAGTCATTCCCGCGCCACAGATGATGGTTTATACCGTGCCATTGATACTTATCTTAAA GCACATCCTGGAGTGTCAAAGCATGAAAGAAAGGTTCTTTTTAGATTAATTGATAGCCGGAAACTCTCCCAGGAAGCATCACTCCATGCTGCCCAGAATGAACGATTGCCCGTTCGTGCTGTGATCCAAGTCCTCTTCTCCGAGCATACCAAACTTAATCGACAAATGGATTGGAGCGGGTCATTTAGTGGAACTAGAAGCCCCTACATAGGGCTTGAGGCCCCGGCTAGGTGCCTTTCGAAACGTGAAATGAGCGTGCAACAAACAGAGGTAAGGAAGCTCAGAGAAGATGTGCATAGGCTACAAAGCCAATGCTATGCCATGCAAGCGCAAATGGAAAGGTCGtgggagaaaaagaaagggttTTTCAGGTGGAAGAAGCTTGGGAATGTCATGCCTTCAATGAAAAGTAATAATTTTAGTGTTGTTGAAAAGATTGAAGAGAGTAatgaaggagaaggagaggTGGGTTGTGGGATACAAACTCCCGTGGACTTGAAGACAAAGCTAGTGAGAGGCAAAAATAAAGCTCCTCTCATGTGGAGAAAATCAACTTCTTGA